The Candida dubliniensis CD36 chromosome 2, complete sequence genome contains a region encoding:
- a CDS encoding UDP-N-acetylglucosamine transporter, putative (Similar to S. cerevisiae YEA4) gives MRALTYISISGWLNILLQVFGGCCSNVFVLEDLLYNNKSEYSLGTLVTFSQFLITSMLSIPISTKGFIRPTVPVSRWILPVMLYFLTSLLNNLVWQFDITVPMHIIFRSSGTVVTMLVGYFFGNKRYNKHQIMSSMFMTLGTIMATFPEEKSLLVEININFLTGILILTIASVISAFMGLYSELIYKQYGNQWHESLFYNHFLALPLFAFVSPTICREFSVVLRSEKVTLGAFRVPGQLLRLVVNVLTQFICTKGVNMLAGETSALTVTVVLLVRKFLSLILSVIFYGNTMSTLGIVGSTIVFVGAAYYSISGVPDRKIIELKRKT, from the coding sequence ATGAGAGCACTCACTTACATTTCAATCTCGGGATGGTTAAATATCTTATTACAAGTTTTCGGTGGCTGCTGCAGCAATGTATTTGTATTAGAGGATTTGTTATACAATAATAAACTGGAATACTCGCTAGGAACTCTTGTGACATTTAGTCAATTCTTGATAACATCAATGCTTTCCATTCCTATTAGCACCAAAGGGTTTATTAGGCCAACCGTTCCTGTGTCAAGATGGATTCTCCCCGTCAtgctttattttttaactTCACTTTTAAATAACTTGGTGTGGCAGTTTGACATAACAGTCCCAATGCATATTATATTCCGATCTAGTGGGACAGTGGTCACCATGTTGGTTGGGTATTTTTTTGGCAATAAAAGATACAATAAGCACCAGATAATGTCTTCAATGTTCATGACTTTGGGCACAATTATGGCAACGTTTCCAGAAGAAAAGTCCTTACTTgttgaaatcaatattaactTTTTAACCGgtatattgatattgacaATCGCAAGTGTAATTTCAGCATTTATGGGATTGTATAgtgaattgatttataaacAATACGGGAACCAGTGGCATGAAAGTTTATTTTACAATCACTTTTTGGCATTACCCTTGTTTGCATTTGTGTCTCCGACCATCTGTAGAGAGTTTAGTGTTGTTTTGCGGAGCGAAAAAGTCACACTAGGTGCATTTAGGGTTCCCGGACAATTATTACGTTTGGTTGTAAATGTCTTGACACAGTTTATATGTACAAAGGGAGTGAACATGCTAGCTGGGGAAACCAGTGCGTTGACAGTTACTGTTGTATTATTGGTGAGAAAGTTTCTTAGTTTAATCCTTAGTGTGATATTCTATGGTAACACCATGTCTACGTTGGGGATAGTTGGTTCAACTATTGTATTTGTCGGTGCAGCATATTACAGTATTAGTGGAGTTCCTGATAGAAAAATTATAGAATTAAAGAGAAAAAcgtaa
- a CDS encoding LAS seventeen-binding protein 5 homologue, putative (Similar to S. cerevisiae LSB5) produces MPLFSDHAYTSITIKINQLADPKRNDEIDDSIELYLSDLIELIKIQSNSGAVEAARAIRKKIKYGDSRAEQLRALQILELLVLNGGPSIGPIIARDDKLLDVLKGIINGTARTGAGVEYDRKVQKRVVAMAIGWKTELDGLNGYKYMQSLYKAIPRRKRVSSSHSGYRNGDEYDNDSDENSEDILDPYADDAQLDTHSSNRNVSSPRTPRSPPPPRPSTKSPYTSSKKNDDKNKKKKKKKKKKRGLVYADEEFEIPQINYKIEAPKIRELIANCYTHTTALNNLLLQLPVDESPLDNDKTLEEFAKCKKIRRKVLSYLQYVGAGSPEAKSSEVAALDEEFLGSLIGANEQLVEAFKRFDFRAGYSKDNPAPNYDDESDSDESYYTSEESEEELDDVQEQDENSISARLQNATLQSKSSPPPRPSKPSNLQSSFQPRPKLDKVETSESIEGNPFGDRNAVTKSLYD; encoded by the coding sequence ATGCCTTTGTTTAGTGACCATGCATATACTTCGATCACCATaaaaatcaaccaattaGCTGATCCCAAGAGAAATGATGAAATCGATGATTCCATAGAATTGTATTTGTCGGATTTAATTGAGTTGataaaaattcaatccAATTCAGGTGCTGTCGAAGCAGCACGAGCAATtcgaaaaaaaatcaaatatggTGATAGCAGGGCAGAACAATTGAGAGCATTGCAGATCTTAGAGTTGTTGGTTTTAAATGGCGGGCCGTCAATTGGACCAATTATTGCTCGTGATGATAAATTGTTGGATGTGTTGAAGGGAATCATTAATGGAACAGCAAGAACAGGAGCCGGTGTTGAATATGATCGTAAAGTTCAAAAAAGAGTGGTGGCTATGGCTATTGGTTGGAAAACCGAATTGGATGGACTCAATGGTTATAAGTACATGCAATCTTTGTATAAGGCAATCCCAAGACGAAAACGTGTTTCTTCCAGTCATCTGGGATACCGGAATGGAGATGAATATGATAACGATAGTGACGAAAACTCAGAGGATATATTAGATCCGTATGCTGATGACGCTCAACTCGACACGCATTCAAGTAACAGAAATGTTTCATCGCCACGTACTCCGAGATCACCACCTCCACCAAGACCATCTACTAAGTCACCATATACATCcagtaaaaaaaatgatgacaaaaacaaaaagaagaaaaagaaaaagaagaaaaagagaggACTTGTTTATGCcgatgaagaatttgagATTCCCCAAATTAATTACAAAATCGAAGCCCCCAAGATTAGAGAGTTGATAGCAAATTGTTACACCCATACAACAGCCTTGAATAATTTGCTATTACAATTACCTGTAGACGAGTCACCTTTGGACAACGATAAAACTTTGGAAGAATTTGCCAAGTGTAAGAAGATTAGAAGAAAGGTTTTAAGTTACTTACAATATGTTGGAGCTGGTTCACCAGAGGCCAAGTCATCAGAGGTTGCTGCATTGGATGAGGAGTTTTTGGGTAGTTTGATTGGAGCAAATGAACAGTTGGTAGAGGCGTTTaaaagatttgattttagaGCTGGTTATTCCAAAGATAACCCGGCTCCAAATTATGACGATGAAAGCGATAGTGATGAAAGTTATTATACTTCAGAGGAGTCGGAGGAAGAGCTCGATGATGTACAGGAACAGGATGAAAATCTGATTTCTGCCAGGTTACAAAATGCCACATTACAATCAAAACtgtcaccaccaccaagaCCCTCCAAACCTTCGAATTTACAAAGCTCATTTCAACCAAGACCTAAACTTGACAAAGTTGAAACCAgtgaatcaattgaaggCAATCCTTTTGGTGATAGAAACGCTGTAACGAAATCATTATATGATTGA
- a CDS encoding eukaryotic peptide chain release factor GTP-binding subunit, putative, which produces MSDPQNTQDQLSGAMANASLNGDQSKQQQQQQQQQQPQQNYYNPNAAQSFVPQGGYQQFQQFQPQQQQQQQQQQYGGYNQYQGGYQQNYNNRGGYQQGYNNRGGYQQNYNNRGGYQQYQGYNQNQQYGGYQQYNSQPQQQQSQGMSLADFQKQKTEQQASLNKPAVKKTLKLAGSSGIKLANATKKVDTTAKPQSKESSPAPAPAASASAPQEEKKDEKEAAKPAATETKKEIPTPAETKKEATPTPVATKESTPTASKKESTPVSNSASVATADALAKEQEDEVDEEVVKDMFGGKDHVSIIFMGHVDAGKSTMGGNILYLTGSVDKRTVEKYEREAKDAGRQGWYLSWVMDTNKEERNDGKTIEVGKAYFETDKRRYTILDAPGHKMYVSEMIGGASQADVGILVISARKGEYETGFEKGGQTREHALLAKTQGVNKIIVVVNKMDDSTVGWSKERYQECTTKLGAFLKGIGYAKDDIVYMPVSGYTGAGLKDRVDPKDCPWYDGPSLLEYLDNMDTMNRKINGPFMMPVSGKMKDLGTIVEGKIESGHVKKGTNLIMMPNKTPIEVLTIFNETEQECDTAFSGEQVRLKIKGIEEEDLQPGYVLTSPKNPVKTVTKFEAQIAIVELKSILSNGFSCVMHLHTAIEEVKFVELKHKLEKGTNRKSKKPPAFAKKGMKIIAILEVGELVCAETYKDYPQLGRFTLRDQGTTIAIGKITKLL; this is translated from the coding sequence ATGTCTGACCCACAAAATACTCAGGATCAATTGTCTGGTGCTATGGCCAATGCGTCATTGAATGGAGATCAATCcaaacaacagcaacagcaacagcaacagcaacaacctCAGCAAAACTATTATAATCCAAATGCTGCTCAATCTTTTGTTCCACAAGGTGGATACCAGCAGTTCCAACAGTTCCAgcctcaacaacaacaacagcagcagcaacagcaatatGGTGGATATAATCAATACCAGGGAGGTTATCAACAAAACTATAATAATAGAGGTGGATACCAACAAGGCTACAACAACAGAGGTGGATACCAACAAAACTACAACAACCGTGGTGGctatcaacaatatcaagGATATAATCAGAATCAGCAATACGGCGGGTATCAGCAATACAATTCGCAacctcaacaacaacaatctcAGGGTATGTCGTTGGCtgattttcaaaaacaaaaaactgAACAACAAGCTTCTTTGAATAAACCTGCTGTAAAAAAAACCCTTAAATTGGCAGGATCTTCAGGTATTAAATTAGCAAATGCTACAAAGAAAGTGGATACCACTGCCAAACCACAATCTAAAGAGTCTtcaccagcaccagcaccagcTGCTTCTGCTTCTGCCCCTCAAGAGGAAAAGAAGGATGAGAAAGAAGCTGCTAAACCAGCTGCTACTGAAACCAAAAAGGAAATTCCTACACCAGCTGAAACTAAGAAAGAAGCTACTCCAACTCCTGTTGCTACAAAGGAATCCACTCCTACTGCTTCTAAAAAGGAGTCAACTCCAGTTTCAAATTCTGCTTCGGTGGCAACTGCAGATGCTCTTGCcaaagaacaagaagatgAAGTAGACGAAGAAGTTGTTAAAGATATGTTTGGTGGTAAAGATCATGTATCTATTATATTCATGGGTCATGTTGATGCTGGTAAATCTACTATGGGCGGTAACATTTTATACTTGACAGGATCTGTTGATAAACGTACTGTTGAGAAATACGAAAGAGAAGCCAAAGATGCAGGTAGACAAGGTTGGTACTTGTCCTGGGTTATGGACAccaacaaagaagaaagaaacgATGGTAAAACCATTGAAGTTGGTAAAGCCTATTTTGAAACCGACAAAAGAAGATACACCATTTTGGATGCACCAGGACACAAAATGTACGTGTCAGAAATGATTGGTGGTGCATCTCAAGCTGATGTTGGTATTTTGGTTATTTCTGCAAGAAAAGGGGAATATGAAACTGGGTTTGAAAAAGGTGGTCAAACCAGAGAACATGCATTATTGGCCAAAACTCAAGGAgtcaacaaaatcattgttgttgtcaacAAGATGGATGATTCCACTGTTGGTTGGTCTAAGGAAAGATACCAAGAATGTACCACCAAGTTGGGTGCATTCTTAAAAGGTATTGGATATGCCAAAGACGATATTGTCTACATGCCAGTATCTGGTTACACTGGTGCTGGGTTGAAAGATAGAGTCGATCCAAAGGATTGTCCATGGTATGACGGACCTTCCTTATTGGAATACTTGGATAATATGGATACCATGAACCGTAAAATTAATGGCCCATTCATGATGCCAGTCAGTGGTAAAATGAAGGATTTGGGTACAATTGTTGAAGGTAAGATTGAATCTGGGCATGTTAAGAAGGGTACtaatttgattatgatgCCTAACAAGACTCCAATTGAAGTTTTGACCATTTTCAACGAAACTGAACAAGAATGTGATACTGCTTTTAGTGGTGAACAAGTCAGATTGAAGATCAAGGgtattgaagaagaagatttacAGCCTGGTTATGTGTTGACTTCACCTAAAAACCCGGTTAAAACTGTCACAAAATTCGAAGCCCAAATTGCTATTGTGGAGTTGAAATCTATTTTATCCAACGGGTTCTCTTGTGTTATGCATTTGCATACTGCTATTGAAGAAGTTAAATTTGTTGAGTTGAAACataaattagaaaaagGTACCAATAGAAAATCCAAGAAACCACCAGCATTTGCCAAAAAAGGTATGAAGATTATTGCTATTTTAGAAGTCGGTGAGCTTGTTTGTGCAGAAACTTACAAGGACTACCCACAATTGGGTAGATTTACTTTGAGAGATCAAGGTACAACCATTGCCATTGGTAAGATTACTAAATTGTTGTAA
- a CDS encoding arginine metabolism regulation protein III, putative (Similar to S. cerevisiae ARG82): MIPALDSLTPSKHQAAGHDGCLATDSLFIKLTAQQEIDFYTKVQSYDQDVEDASLGSQLSHWMPTFMGTLTQGDISKNQTTGPDQSASDKQYIVLSNSYHGFTHPSILDIKLGAKLTDDEVTAPEKIARLQKVSDATTSGSLNFRICGMKVYNGTSDAKPANELYENMNDSSVSVNINDIDNHKYLEFNKFYGRSLTKANVKEGLELYFNNHLPKPIVKRLLTVFYKRLQLLYNCLLDYEVRIFSGSLLFIYESDLTKWENVTDDNYDMYNPLVREMAEEEEEEEEEEEEEEEEEEEEEEEDEHEHEETKEDNTKRQKTQPFTPLSSLNLIDFAHAKFVEGQGYDENIVQGVENLIDIFKTLLEKYD, translated from the coding sequence ATGATCCCGGCTTTAGATTCACTCACACCTTCTAAACATCAAGCTGCTGGTCATGATGGCTGCCTTGCTACTGATTCATTGTTCATCAAATTAACTGCTCAgcaagaaattgatttctatACCAAAGTTCAACTGTACGACCAAGATGTTGAAGATGCCTCATTAGGGTCCCAGTTGTCTCATTGGATGCCTACATTTATGGGGACATTAACCCAAGGAGAtatatcaaaaaatcaaacaacaGGTCCGGATCAACTGGCATCAGATAAACAATACATTGTGCTACTGAATTCGTACCATGGCTTTACTCACCCTAGTATATTGGACATCAAGTTGGGCGCCAAATTGACCGATGATGAGGTTACTGCTCCAGAGAAGATTGCTAGGTTACAAAAAGTCAGTGATGCGACTACTAGTGGGAGTTTAAATTTTAGAATTTGTGGTATGAAAGTCTACAACGGGACATCAGATGCTAAACCAGCTAATGAACTATACGAGAATATGAATGACTCGTCTGTGTCTGTCAATATAAATGATATCGATAACCATAAATATcttgaatttaataaattctaTGGCAGGTCCTTAACTAAGGCTAATGTGAAGGAGGGATTggaattatattttaataatcaCTTACCCAAACCAATCGTTAAAAGATTATTAACTGTGTTTTATAAACGTCTTCAGTTATTATATAACTGTTTATTGGACTATGAGGTGAGAATATTTTCTGGGTCGTTATTGTTCATCTATGAATCTGATTTAACGAAATGGGAAAATGTTACTGACGACAATTATGATATGTACAACCCACTAGTAAGAGAAATggcagaagaagaagaagaagaagaagaagaagaagaagaagaagaagaagaagaagaagaagaagaagaagaagacgaaCACGAACACGAAGAAACAAAGGAAGACAATACAAAACGACAAAAGACACAACCGTTTACTCCATTAAGTTCGTTGAATCTCATTGATTTTGCTCATGCCAAATTTGTTGAAGGTCAAGGGTACGACGAGAATATTGTTCAAGGAGTTGAGAATTTGATTGACATATTCAAAACTTTGCTTGAAAAATACGACTAG
- a CDS encoding protein sso2 homologue, putative (Similar to S. cerevisiae SSO2) has product MSNPYQNSHNGYQQNNSYELNSYPNKQYSSSNEDDFVQFMNEIQDINSQLDNYSNIINLIDNKQKNFLHGLDLNDEDTEYDSKQIENLVNEAQSLQLDLKNRIKNVQTQAVHSRDQTKVDQAETCRKRFLDLIQDYRLVEARNKESTKEQAARQYQIIKPDATDEEIKAVVEDGSQQYFQQALMQSNRRGEARSVLNEVQVRHRELLKLEKTMAELTQLFHDMEELVIEQDQPIQQIEEQVGAAQHDIEQGVGHTNKAVKSAKSARKKKLWCFFICLIIVIILAVILGAYFGTRN; this is encoded by the coding sequence ATGAGCAACCCGTATCAGAATTCCCATAATGGttatcaacaaaacaacTCATATGAGTTGAACAGTTATCctaataaacaatattcTTCATCTAATGAAGATGACTTTGTTCAATTTATGAATGAGATCCAAGACATAAATTCACAATTAGATAATTATTCCAATATAATCAATCTTATTGACAACAAACAGAAAAACTTTTTACATGGGTTGGATTtgaatgatgaagatactGAATATGActcaaaacaaattgaaaatttggtCAATGAAGCCCAGTCTTTGCAATTAGACTTGAAAAATAGAATCAAAAATGTGCAAACTCAAGCCGTTCATTCCAGAGACCAAACCAAAGTTGATCAAGCTGAAACTTGTAGAAAGAGATTTTTAGATTTAATTCAAGATTATAGATTGGTTGAAGCCAGAAACAAAGAAAGTACTAAAGAGCAAGCTGCCagacaatatcaaataataaagcCAGATGCtactgatgaagaaatcaaaGCAGTAGTAGAAGATGGCTCTCAACAATACTTTCAACAAGCATTAATGCAATCGAATAGAAGAGGTGAAGCCCGTTCAGTATTAAACGAAGTCCAAGTTAGACATCgtgaattattgaaattagaaaaaacAATGGCTGAATTGACCCAATTATTCCATGATATGGAAGAATTAGTTATTGAACAAGATCAACCAATCCAACAAATTGAGGAACAAGTCGGAGCTGCTCAACACGACATTGAACAAGGGGTCGGTCATACCAATAAGGCAGTGAAAAGTGCCAAATCTGCcagaaagaagaaattatggtgttttttcatttgtCTTATTATCGTTATCATTTTAGCTGTCATTTTGGGTGCATACTTTGGTACAAGAAATTGA
- a CDS encoding 2-isopropylmalate synthase, putative (Similar to S. cerevisiae LEU4), which translates to MPMLKDPSVKYKKFPNVNLPNRQWPSRSLDKPPRWLSTDLRDGNQSLPDPMSIAEKREYFKKLVDIGFKEIEVAFPSASQIDFDFTRFAVETAPEDVSIQVLSPCRPELIGRTVESLKGAKKATVHIYLATSDCFRNVVFGLSKEESKALAVKCTKLVRQLTKDDPSTAGTDWDFEFSPETFSDTDLDYAVEVCEAVKEAWGPSEDKPIIFNLPATVEMATPNIYADQIEYFATHITEREKVCISLHPHNDRGCSVAAAELGQLAGADRVEGCLFGNGERTGNVDLVTLALNLYTQGVSPKLDFSDLNSVIDIVEKCNKIPVHARAPYGGSLVVCAFSGSHQDAIKKGFSAHEKKKEKAGGKEVHWQLPYLPLDPEDIGRTYEAIIRVNSQSGKGGSAWVILRNLELDLPRGLQIAFSKVVQARAEVKGQELTNEELCELFKQEYFIDYDDDAPEQYFKLVDYSISTPSKGIKEIQADIEVNGKVVSIKGEGNGQLSAFNNAIAKYLNIDIDVKHYHEHSLGEDSKARAATYIEVLVDKKVARWGVGIHTDVSQASFLSLISILNGLHKNKNI; encoded by the coding sequence ATGCCTATGTTGAAAGATCCTTCAGTGAAATATAAGAAATTTCCAAACGTCAATTTGCCAAATCGTCAATGGCCATCAAGAAGCTTGGATAAACCACCAAGATGGTTATCCACTGATTTGAGAGATGGTAACCAATCATTGCCTGATCCGATGTCGATTGCtgaaaaaagagaatattttaaaaaattggttgatATAGGATTCAAAGAAATCGAAGTTGCCTTCCCCTCGGCCTCACAAATcgattttgatttcactAGATTTGCGGTTGAAACTGCACCTGAAGATGTTTCTATCCAAGTTCTTTCTCCTTGTCGTCCTGAATTGATTGGTAGAACTGTGGAATCCTTGAAAGGAGCTAAAAAAGCAACTGTCCACATATATCTTGCCACTTCTGATTGTTTTAGAAATGTTGTGTTTGGACTTTCGAAAGAAGAATCCAAAGCCTTAGCTGTGAAATGTACCAAATTGGTGAGACAATTAACTAAAGATGATCCTTCAACTGCCGGTACAGATTGGGATTTCGAATTTTCTCCAGAAACGTTTTCTGACACCGATTTGGATTATGCTGTTGAAGTATGTGAAGCAGTCAAAGAAGCTTGGGGACCATCAGAAGATAAACCAATCATATTTAATTTGCCAGCAACGGTTGAAATGGCTACTCCTAATATATATGCTgatcaaattgaatattttgcCACTCATATCACTGAACGTGAAAAGGTTTGCATTTCATTACATCCTCACAATGATAGAGGATGTAGTGTTGCTGCAGCAGAATTAGGTCAACTAGCTGGCGCTGACAGAGTTGAAGGTTGTCTTTTCGGAAATGGTGAAAGAACCGGTAATGTTGATCTAGTCACATTGGCATTAAACTTATATACCCAGGGGGTGTCACCAAAATTAGACTTTTCTGATTTGAATTCGGTCATTGATATAGTTGAAAAATGCAATAAGATTCCTGTTCATGCAAGAGCTCCATATGGAGGGtctcttgttgtttgtgCCTTTAGTGGATCCCATCAAGATGCCATCAAAAAGGGGTTCCTGGCTCacgaaaagaaaaaagaaaaagctgGGGGCAAAGAAGTTCATTGGCAATTACCTTATTTACCATTGGACCCAGAAGATATTGGAAGAACATACGAGGCTATTATTAGAGTGAATTCTCAATCTGGTAAAGGTGGTTCCGCTTGGGTGATTTTAAGGAATTTGGAATTAGACTTGCCTCGTGGCTTACAAATTGCCTTCTCTAAAGTGGTTCAAGCACGTGCTGAAGTTAAAGGTCAAGAATTAACCAATGAAGAATTATGTGAATTATTCAAACAAGAATATTTCATTGATTACGATGATGATGCACCAGAACAATACTTTAAATTGGTAGATTACTCGATATCTACACCAAGTAAAGGGATCAAGGAAATTCAAGCTGATATTGAAGTTAACGGTAAAGTTGTCTCCATTAAAGGTGAAGGTAATGGTCAATTGTCTGCCTTTAATAATGCCATTGccaaatatttgaatatcGATATTGATGTGAAACATTATCACGAACATTCTCTTGGTGAAGACTCAAAGGCACGCGCCGCCACTTATATTGAAGTCTTGGTTGATAAAAAAGTTGCAAGATGGGGGGTTGGTATTCATACAGATGTTTCCCAAGCTTCATTCTTATCTTTGATATCTATTTTGAATGGATTGCATAAAAATAAGAACATTTAA